From Methylobacterium radiodurans, a single genomic window includes:
- the hfq gene encoding RNA chaperone Hfq, producing the protein MAAERAQNLQDTFLNHVRKNKIPLTIFLVNGVKLQGVVTWFDNFCVLLRRDGHSQLVYKHAISTIMPGHPVQLFEPDEAAPEKA; encoded by the coding sequence ATGGCGGCCGAACGCGCACAGAACCTTCAGGACACCTTCCTCAACCACGTCCGCAAGAACAAGATTCCGCTGACCATCTTCCTCGTCAACGGCGTGAAGCTGCAGGGCGTGGTGACGTGGTTCGACAACTTCTGCGTCCTGCTGCGGCGCGACGGGCACTCGCAGCTCGTCTACAAGCACGCCATCTCGACGATCATGCCGGGCCATCCCGTGCAGCTCTTCGAGCCGGACGAGGCCGCGCCCGAGAAGGCTTGA